In Passer domesticus isolate bPasDom1 chromosome 9, bPasDom1.hap1, whole genome shotgun sequence, a genomic segment contains:
- the LOC135307073 gene encoding uncharacterized protein LOC135307073: MVLSRYLLLLFLVALPAQNAQSAPAAGQGAVVDTESALSGPERGADTVLTPSWYLKRMKDDKVPEEFPEGLPDVPEELLAALHEAPSETDSETVPETLAVEESDSVPGSHEKREPIEDTRTLAEPEEYSGSSGGQKAQTAGHCDPSKYYILVGTVAASALLLLGAVSGYLVMHQLLKRDRRSQEDKEATGQDWDSSWESCGQPRGEAESGEGAGSSERAQGNGFRDSCRLFPELFAAELAQLHKNMSADPSPLPTCSFCALADNTSSRDHWISLESPQPTASSWPSYQYLQDYYLLEDED; the protein is encoded by the exons atggtcctgagccgctacctcctgctgctctttctcgtggccctgccagcccagaatgcccagagtgctccagcagctgggcagggagcag ttgtggacacagagagtgctctttcaggccctgagcgaggggcagataccgtgctgactccgagctggtacctcaagc ggatgaaggatgacaaggttcctgaagagttccctgaaggattgccggatgttccagaggagctcctggcagccttgcatgaagccccatctg agacagattctgagactgtgccggagaccttagctgtggaagaaagtgacagtgtgccaggctcacatgaaaaaagagaaccaatagaggacaccaggacacttgctgagcctgaggaatattcag ggtcatccggtgggcaaaaagcccagactgctggacactgtgacccgagcaagtactacatcctagtagggacagtagcagcctcagctttgcttctgcttggggcagtgtctggctatctagtcatgcatcagctgctgaagagagacag gaggagccaggaggacaaagaggcaacaggacaggactgggactcttcctgggaaagctgtggtcagcctagaggtgaagcagagtcaggagaaggagcaggaagcagcgagagagcccaaggcaacgggttcagggacagctgccgcctgtttcctgagctctttgcagcagagcttgcccagctgcacaagaacatgagcgcagacccgtcacctctgcccacctgctccttctgtgctctggctgacaacacctcttcacgggaccactggatttccctggagtcacctcagcccacagcatcctcttggccctcctaccaatacctgcaggactactatctgttagaggatgaagattag